Part of the Pseudodesulfovibrio mercurii genome is shown below.
TAGCTGTTGTTTTCGATGGCGCGGATGAGCACCTTGGTGCCGTCCTCGCTGAAGATCGGGGGCCACACGGCGTCGAAGTCCCGTTCAAAGGACTTGCCGTTGACCAGGATCCGGAATCTGCCGTTCTTTTCCACCTTGGCGGCCACGGTCGAGGAGTCCGGGGAGAAGACCACGGGCCAGACCATGTCGTAGGTGCCGGCCCAGGCGGTGCCGTCCACTACGATGCGGAAGTCCTTGTTGTACTCGGAGGCCAGGATGGCGGCGCGCTGGCCGTCGGGGCTGACCACCAGGTCGGACACGGTGGGCCAGGTTTCGTCCCAGGAGGCGTTGTTCACGCAGGCGGTGAACTGGCCGTAGCTGGTGGCCACCACGGACCACAGTTTTTCGCCGGAGGCGTCATACTGGAGGTAGAAGCACTGGACGTAGCGGGGTTCCCAGAGGATGTTTCCGTCCTTGGCCACGCCCCACTTGCCGGCCACGCGGACCGGAGCGACGACGCTGCCGTCCTTGGGACAGAAGATCGGCTCCCAGACCTGGTTGTAGGTCGCGTCCCAGGGCTTGTCGTCCACGACGATGGTGTGGGCGTAGACAGTGGTCCGGCAGGTGGCGGCCAGGGAGTCGCCCTCGTTGTTGAAGACCGGGTTCCAGATGTTCACGTAGCGGCCTGCCCAGGCCTCGCCGTCGACGGCAACGGTGTACACGCCGCGCTTGAACCCTTCGAGGTCGGCGGCGGCCAGGTTTTCGGCCTGGACCACGGCGGCGGTGTGCTCGCCGTTCTTGGAGAAGGCGGGCATGTTGGCGTTTTCAAACAGGTTTTCCCACGGCTCGCCGTTCACGCACATGCCGTACCGCTCCATGGACTTGTACATGGTGGCGATGGACGAGCCGTCCTCGCTGAACATGGTGTCCCAGATGTAGTCGGTGGTTTCGCCCATGGCTTCGCCGTCGGCCACCAGGACCCATTCCATGTCCTGCTGGCAGATGGCGGTCAGGCGGCCGTCCGGGGAGAATTTCGGATACCAGATCTTTTCGAACGTGGCTTCCCAGACCGAGTCGTTGGTCCGAACGGAGAACTCGCCGTCGCCGATCTTGACGATGGCGGCGATGGTCTCGCCGTCAGGCGAGACGTACGGCTCTTCCTGCCATTCGTGTCCTTCGAGAGGGGAGAGGGATTTAACGACCGTTTTTTGGCCGGGTTCCCAATCCCATGAGGAGATTTTTCCCATAGCACCCCCTTGTGTTGTGACACCGCTCCCCATGGGAGCGGCAGAAAATCGTCCCACCCTCGGGCGGCGAGACCGTTCATTCAACGTGGGGGTCGTGTTCGTCGGACGGCATTCACTTCGGCCCATCCCGACAGGGTCATCGGATTGCAGCCATCCGCCTGGTTCGCTGCGCGCAGCCCGGCGGGCGTGTCTGAATCCAAGGGACGGCCGACCTCGGGCACTGAGGCCCGCTTCGCGCGGCCTGCCCGGGGTCGCCGGGCATGACGATTTCGACTCCCAAGGATTCGAGGCGGTCCGGCGGCCTGGGCCGTCCGAACCAGGATGTGCATCCCTTCCCGAAGTGCACCCTCGATTCCGTTGCTGATACCAGCTAGGGCCTCGGTCCAAGATACATCGCGACAAGGAATATCCATACATTTCAGCAGATTCCTTGCCGCTCGCAACCTCTTGGCCTGAGACAAGGCTATGTATAAGCACAGGGCAAGAAAATAGTCCATTCTTTTCAGAGTTAAATGACTATTTCAGACCGGTTCGGTTCGTTATTTTTCGGTAAAATGGTCAAACAATGCCCGGATTTGGCCCGGCGGCGGGGTTGGCGGCCTGTTGCCGCCCGGACAGGGGGGATTTTCGTCGGTAACGAAAGGGGACGCCGGCCGTTTCCGGCGGGCGTCCCCTGATCGGTTTTATGGTGTGTTCGGCGGTCTAGGACCGGCTGGAATCGAGCATGAGGCGGCTGATGCGCAGCAGGCAGTCCGTGCCGTCGGAGTCCGGGTCAACGGCCACGGTGTTGATGAACCGGGCGGTGACGTTTCCGGCGCTGTCCACGTTCTCGATGAAGAAGGCGCCGAGTTCGTAGACCATCAGGGTGTTGCGGCCGCCGCTGGGCGGGTAGCGCGGGTCGTAGAAGGAGATGATGACCACGCGCGGGCTGTCCATGGGATCGCTGAAGGAGCTGCCTTCAATGGAGTTGGTCGAGGTGTCCCAGGTGGCGTAGGGGTCGAGGCCGATGAGGACGTTGGCTCCGGCCTTGACCGGCCCGGCCGAGTTTCCGGGTTCGAGGAGCAGTTCGTCCTCGGGGGCCACGGTGGCGTAGCTGTTGGACCCGGTGCAGCCCTCGATGTTCTCCTTGACCATGGCCGCGCCGGTGATGGGGTCGCCCTTGTTCACCGGGGGCAGGTCCACCAGGTTGTACTGGCCGGGGACGATGGCCAGGCTCGGGTCGCCGGGCTTGATGACGATCTGCGTGCCCACGTCGTCCTGGGTGTAGCCGAGGACCACGATGGTGGCCATCTCCTGCGGGCTGTCCACATCCAGGGTGCCGTTCTGGTAGTACTTGGTGCCGGGGGCGGCGTCGTCGTCCCACTCGTACTTGGTGGGCACCACAAAGGGCTTGGAGCACTTGCTCGAGCACATGCCGGCCAGTCCGGCCCTGGAGGTCACGACGATGTCCATGGCTGGCTTGCCCACGGCCTTGCCGAAATACAGGGGGAAGGCGTTTTCGCGTTCGCCGGACAGGGTGACGGTCACCTCCACCTGGTTGGGCTGCTCCTCGTCGGGCACGCCGTCGCGCAGGAAGACGATGTCCGCGTCGGTCAGGGCCTTGGCGGGCCCGTCGGCGTCGGTCAGGTTCCGGGTGGTGTAGTTGGTCACGATGAGGCGGAGCTTGTCGAGGTCCTTGCCCGCGGCCAGCAGGGAGTTGGCTCCGGCCAGGGCCCCGGCGTCCGCCGCGGTCTGAAGGGCGCTGCGCTTGAGGTAGGCCCGGCCCAGGTCCACGGCCAGGGCTGTCAGCCCCATGAGGGCCGCCATGCACAGGCTGACCATCACGGTGGCGAAGCCGCTTTCGTTGTCCGGTCTGCGGAAGTGCGTACGCATGGCCGTTACTCCATCTTGGCGCGGGCCACCGTGGTCATGCCGTCGGGCATGAGGTTGCCCCACGGGTACACGGTGTTGTCCGCGAAATTGTAGTTCAGGGAGACCGAGACTTCCTGGCCCAGGACGCGGTCCTCGGGGCCGAACTCCACGGACACGGTCAGGTTGTCCGTGGACAGCCCTTCGGCCGCCACATAGGAGCGCACGGTCTCGGTGGGGTCGTCGCCGCGCGA
Proteins encoded:
- a CDS encoding Tad domain-containing protein, producing the protein MRTHFRRPDNESGFATVMVSLCMAALMGLTALAVDLGRAYLKRSALQTAADAGALAGANSLLAAGKDLDKLRLIVTNYTTRNLTDADGPAKALTDADIVFLRDGVPDEEQPNQVEVTVTLSGERENAFPLYFGKAVGKPAMDIVVTSRAGLAGMCSSKCSKPFVVPTKYEWDDDAAPGTKYYQNGTLDVDSPQEMATIVVLGYTQDDVGTQIVIKPGDPSLAIVPGQYNLVDLPPVNKGDPITGAAMVKENIEGCTGSNSYATVAPEDELLLEPGNSAGPVKAGANVLIGLDPYATWDTSTNSIEGSSFSDPMDSPRVVIISFYDPRYPPSGGRNTLMVYELGAFFIENVDSAGNVTARFINTVAVDPDSDGTDCLLRISRLMLDSSRS
- the tmcD gene encoding electron transfer complex subunit TmcD; this translates as MGKISSWDWEPGQKTVVKSLSPLEGHEWQEEPYVSPDGETIAAIVKIGDGEFSVRTNDSVWEATFEKIWYPKFSPDGRLTAICQQDMEWVLVADGEAMGETTDYIWDTMFSEDGSSIATMYKSMERYGMCVNGEPWENLFENANMPAFSKNGEHTAAVVQAENLAAADLEGFKRGVYTVAVDGEAWAGRYVNIWNPVFNNEGDSLAATCRTTVYAHTIVVDDKPWDATYNQVWEPIFCPKDGSVVAPVRVAGKWGVAKDGNILWEPRYVQCFYLQYDASGEKLWSVVATSYGQFTACVNNASWDETWPTVSDLVVSPDGQRAAILASEYNKDFRIVVDGTAWAGTYDMVWPVVFSPDSSTVAAKVEKNGRFRILVNGKSFERDFDAVWPPIFSEDGTKVLIRAIENNSYVRIVAEVCNF
- a CDS encoding TadE/TadG family type IV pilus assembly protein, whose translation is MRKNQDTRRGSAVMEFALLMALLLTPLLAGIWDAAQMIDMNQVLTRAAREGVIMASRGDDPTETVRSYVAAEGLSTDNLTVSVEFGPEDRVLGQEVSVSLNYNFADNTVYPWGNLMPDGMTTVARAKME